One Ignavibacteriota bacterium DNA window includes the following coding sequences:
- a CDS encoding T9SS type A sorting domain-containing protein, producing MEKLVHRLFIFILINFISLNAQDFWQATSVTTGAGAFAGRDGYLYFTNGVSLYRTLDYATTWDSLLTLPSGTYFNGGLATTIGNIFIATNGSGMIRSTDDGATWSAINTGFSGTEARWPTMSPSGTLFIGSVSNGIFRSTNNGDSWTQVNSGLTNLNIGSLAVTSSGILFTGVKGSNGVFTSTDNGDSWTQTSLTTSVRIYSLSVDNNGYIYAGSRYDPNAPNPNGFYRSTDNGGTWTHYGLAGQSINTSGAIFVNGKIYAATDANGIFKSADNGATWDSINTGLPTRGILTLSLSNGHLFAGTYNGLFKSSENVTAITEDRNSIIPSTVSLLQNYPNPFNPTTNFGFRIANFGLVTMKVFDVLGREVATLVNEELHPGMYSVTWDASAQPSGMYYYKLQTADVEKTKPMVLIK from the coding sequence ATGGAAAAATTAGTTCATCGCTTGTTCATTTTTATTTTGATAAATTTTATTTCCCTGAATGCCCAGGATTTCTGGCAAGCAACTTCCGTTACCACCGGCGCCGGTGCATTTGCAGGCAGAGACGGATATTTGTACTTCACCAATGGTGTATCGCTTTATCGAACTCTCGATTATGCCACTACGTGGGATTCTCTCCTCACTCTACCAAGCGGTACATATTTTAACGGTGGATTGGCAACAACCATAGGGAATATTTTTATTGCTACAAATGGTTCGGGAATGATTCGCTCGACCGACGACGGAGCAACGTGGTCTGCAATTAACACGGGATTTTCGGGCACTGAAGCACGGTGGCCCACAATGAGTCCTTCCGGAACTTTATTTATCGGCTCGGTCAGTAACGGAATCTTTCGTTCGACAAATAACGGAGATAGCTGGACACAAGTTAATTCCGGCCTAACAAATTTGAATATCGGTTCGCTTGCTGTCACTTCTTCCGGAATTCTGTTTACCGGAGTGAAAGGAAGCAACGGTGTCTTTACATCAACAGATAACGGTGACTCGTGGACGCAAACCAGTTTGACGACGTCGGTGCGTATTTATTCTCTTTCAGTTGACAACAATGGTTACATTTATGCCGGAAGCAGATATGACCCGAACGCTCCTAATCCTAATGGTTTTTATCGCTCAACAGACAACGGCGGAACATGGACGCACTATGGTTTAGCCGGACAATCAATCAACACGTCAGGAGCTATTTTTGTAAACGGAAAAATTTATGCTGCAACCGATGCTAACGGTATTTTCAAATCGGCAGACAATGGCGCGACATGGGATAGCATCAACACGGGATTACCAACTCGGGGAATATTAACTCTGTCTCTTTCAAACGGACATCTGTTTGCCGGAACGTATAATGGATTATTCAAGAGTTCAGAAAATGTTACTGCAATAACTGAAGACAGAAACAGTATAATTCCCTCCACTGTTTCTCTGCTTCAAAACTATCCGAATCCATTCAACCCGACAACGAATTTTGGATTTCGAATTGCCAATTTCGGATTGGTGACGATGAAGGTGTTTGATGTTTTGGGGAGAGAAGTAGCAACGCTTGTCAACGAAGAACTTCATCCGGGTATGTATTCGGTCACGTGGGATGCTTCTGCTCAACCGAGCGGAATGTACTATTACAAACTTCAAACTGCCGATGTTGAGAAAACAAAACCGATGGTTCTCATAAAGTAA
- a CDS encoding deoxynucleoside kinase: protein MFVAVAGNIGSGKSSLTRMLGNYYNWKTYFESVDDNPYLSDFYGDMNRWSFNLQVYFLSKRFNDHKKIVESPESSIQDRSIYEDAEIFARNLHLIGKMDKRDYTNYVELFKVMMQYLKPPDLLIYLEARIETLLTQISRRGREYEQSIPRSYLEQLDEHYKEWISNYKSGPLLIIPSDEVDFVHERGDFNRVLLLIQSKLMELGYSKKE, encoded by the coding sequence ATGTTTGTTGCTGTTGCCGGAAATATCGGTTCCGGAAAATCTTCTCTTACCAGAATGCTGGGAAATTACTACAATTGGAAAACGTACTTCGAATCGGTGGATGATAATCCGTACCTCTCGGATTTTTACGGAGATATGAATCGCTGGTCGTTCAACTTGCAAGTTTATTTTCTCTCCAAACGATTCAATGACCATAAGAAGATTGTCGAATCTCCCGAAAGTTCGATTCAAGACCGTTCGATTTATGAAGATGCGGAAATCTTTGCGCGCAATCTTCACCTCATCGGGAAAATGGATAAGCGTGATTACACGAACTATGTCGAGTTGTTCAAGGTGATGATGCAATATCTTAAGCCGCCCGATTTGTTAATCTATCTTGAAGCGAGAATTGAAACGCTCCTCACGCAAATTTCCCGGCGCGGAAGAGAGTACGAACAATCCATTCCCCGCTCCTATCTTGAACAGTTGGATGAACATTACAAGGAATGGATTTCAAATTATAAGAGTGGTCCTCTTCTTATTATTCCTTCCGATGAGGTTGATTTTGTCCATGAGCGGGGAGATTTCAACCGGGTTCTTCTTCTCATTCAGAGCAAATTGATGGAGCTAGGATACTCGAAGAAAGAGTAA
- a CDS encoding S41 family peptidase → MKQLFRHFSRTFTVLSLTFILLLAGIFVGFKKFEGDFFFKINKSIEVYGRVYKEITMNYVDELDPEKFMHSGIDGMLAGLDPYTNFIAEEEIGEVELITSGKYGGIGITIGIRDEKVTITTLMEGYSAQRQGLQPGDRIVEVDGKSVSGMKADQIRPLTRGEPGTEVTLKIERDGEKEPLTFILMREEIRLKNVTFADYVDSGIGYIKLERFARTAGDEVRLALKELKLKGTLNGLILDLRDNPGGLLESATDIVEKFVPKGSLIVTTRGRKKETEKKYSAEEEPMLPDVPLVVLVNKNSASASEIVAGALQDLDRAVIIGTRSFGKGLVQTVVPLAYGSQLKMTTAKYYTPSGRCIQEIDYMHKDKAGVFAVTPESLRHEFKTKNGRSVFEAGGVTPDSTIAETEQSAMMKELLRRSIFYRFTNKYISNHRDSLLISDDNLLKEFDSFLDSLQFTYQDEGEKKLSELSEIGTTAKYSKSVMDEIEQLKTKVASEKENGVQRNRKEILRSARREIMSRFKGEHGRISATLVDDMQVETAKSFLKNQPAYRTILSMKEEH, encoded by the coding sequence ATGAAACAGCTGTTCAGACATTTTTCAAGAACGTTCACCGTTCTTTCACTTACATTCATTCTGTTGCTTGCTGGAATATTTGTCGGCTTCAAAAAGTTTGAAGGAGATTTTTTCTTCAAGATTAACAAAAGCATCGAAGTATATGGACGGGTCTATAAAGAAATCACGATGAACTATGTTGATGAACTTGACCCGGAGAAGTTCATGCACTCCGGCATTGACGGCATGTTGGCAGGACTCGACCCATATACAAATTTCATCGCCGAAGAGGAAATCGGTGAAGTTGAACTGATAACTTCCGGAAAATACGGCGGCATCGGAATCACCATCGGCATCCGCGATGAAAAAGTCACTATCACAACATTGATGGAAGGATACTCCGCGCAACGTCAGGGCTTGCAACCCGGAGACAGAATTGTAGAAGTTGACGGGAAATCTGTTTCGGGAATGAAAGCCGACCAGATTCGTCCGCTGACCCGCGGCGAACCCGGAACTGAAGTAACATTGAAAATCGAACGGGACGGAGAAAAAGAACCACTCACCTTTATCCTGATGCGTGAAGAAATCCGGTTGAAGAATGTCACGTTTGCCGATTATGTTGATAGCGGTATCGGTTACATCAAACTCGAACGTTTCGCCCGCACCGCCGGAGATGAAGTGCGCCTCGCTCTCAAAGAATTAAAATTGAAGGGAACATTGAACGGATTAATTCTCGACCTGCGCGATAATCCGGGCGGTTTGCTTGAATCGGCAACGGATATTGTTGAAAAATTTGTTCCAAAAGGGAGTTTGATTGTCACAACCCGGGGACGAAAAAAAGAAACTGAGAAAAAATATTCTGCCGAAGAAGAACCGATGCTTCCCGATGTTCCCTTGGTCGTGCTTGTGAATAAAAACAGCGCGAGCGCAAGTGAAATTGTCGCCGGCGCGTTGCAGGATTTAGACCGTGCCGTTATTATCGGAACGCGGAGTTTCGGCAAGGGCTTGGTACAGACGGTTGTTCCGCTTGCATACGGCTCCCAGTTGAAAATGACGACAGCAAAATACTACACGCCAAGCGGTCGGTGCATCCAGGAAATTGATTACATGCACAAAGATAAAGCAGGCGTGTTTGCCGTAACGCCCGAAAGTTTGCGCCACGAATTCAAAACAAAAAACGGACGCTCGGTGTTTGAAGCAGGCGGCGTTACTCCCGATTCAACAATTGCTGAGACCGAACAAAGCGCAATGATGAAAGAACTCCTTCGTCGTTCTATCTTCTACCGGTTTACCAACAAGTACATCAGCAATCACCGGGATTCATTGCTTATCAGTGATGATAACTTGTTGAAAGAATTCGACTCGTTTCTCGACAGTTTGCAATTCACGTATCAGGATGAAGGGGAAAAGAAACTCTCCGAACTTTCAGAAATAGGGACAACGGCAAAATACAGCAAGTCTGTTATGGATGAAATCGAACAACTGAAAACAAAGGTAGCATCAGAAAAAGAAAACGGCGTTCAGCGAAACAGGAAAGAAATTCTCCGTTCCGCCCGCCGCGAAATCATGTCCCGCTTTAAAGGGGAACATGGAAGAATCTCCGCTACGCTTGTTGATGATATGCAAGTCGAGACGGCGAAATCGTTCCTCAAAAATCAACCGGCGTATAGAACAATTCTCTCAATGAAAGAAGAACATTGA
- a CDS encoding dTMP kinase, giving the protein MFISFEGLDLCGKTTQSQLLVERLTSLGKRVVYLREPGGTEISEKIRDILLDLRHSEMSAKAELFLFSAARTQLVSQVIKPAIAEGTFVICDRFYDSTTAYQGFGRGINLEEIHAINRIAVDGTIPDLTLFISVPLDEILRRQQIKKGIDRMESSGIQFYERVLHGFEQLATAEPSRFVVINGMQTKEEVHNTIWNSIQQRLSNKISS; this is encoded by the coding sequence ATGTTTATTTCATTTGAAGGTCTCGACCTGTGCGGTAAGACAACACAATCGCAGTTACTTGTCGAGCGGCTCACATCGCTCGGCAAACGGGTTGTCTATTTGCGCGAACCGGGCGGCACCGAAATCTCGGAAAAAATCAGAGATATTTTGTTGGACTTACGTCATTCCGAAATGTCTGCTAAAGCGGAACTCTTTCTTTTCTCCGCCGCACGAACGCAATTGGTTTCCCAAGTCATCAAGCCCGCAATTGCAGAAGGAACGTTTGTCATCTGCGACCGCTTCTACGATTCGACAACGGCATATCAGGGATTCGGGCGCGGTATTAACCTTGAAGAGATTCATGCAATCAACCGCATTGCCGTTGACGGAACAATTCCCGACCTGACCTTGTTCATCTCTGTACCGCTCGATGAAATTCTTCGACGGCAACAAATCAAAAAAGGAATTGACCGGATGGAATCATCAGGCATTCAGTTTTACGAACGCGTTCTTCATGGCTTTGAACAATTAGCAACAGCAGAACCTTCCCGTTTTGTCGTCATCAACGGAATGCAAACGAAGGAAGAAGTTCACAACACAATTTGGAATAGTATTCAACAACGATTGAGTAACAAGATATCATCATGA
- a CDS encoding T9SS type A sorting domain-containing protein, with translation MLNRCLYLLFVEFFFFVTINSQPVNRPVVTLPNNQSEPFIAINPSNNNVMLATWTENINRSPGYAFSTDAGFTWTPSIILAHDGSPSGWDPSAAFDNAGTAYYCYAHTVSFGPVYVSRTYDFGQNWFHKKVSEDFFTYNDKPVMTVDNGNSQFNGRIYVSYTKIAEGGVDSVMIKFASSTDGGINFDIRYTISTFIGTRGGCAGVSASMPAVGPNGEVYVVWLDVANCDFNGGTYKIRKSTNGGLTFSSATSISNVTMRKITFGSDRAVNPISSLAVDQMTGILYLVYTDWASQIDTSKRIKFVRSTNNGLSWTSPLNIGNFAYGTWQFLPVVTSEPSGRVWITFMHSPNPLDTVYKYMDSYIVESTDGGVSFSMPTRVSSVSSYPTNITEHSSNHYIGMTAKNGFAYPIWTDYRNTSDDIYSAEVSGGPMKPLTNTSTATAYGSTPKSLYSTISNRWHSVFTSNANLYYVYSTDEGNSWNDYSRISGTVGGVKDFSNPTLFETGNGTLHVLFASEGKGLYYTSKTTSGNWTTPRKTRTVPTAKYPSFTVDGNGTGHVVFTSETAMEVPFTYLYYGNFNTADSTDTLIIRKTLSSGTGIITGISLTQVLSGGLHVIWSVNNEIYYKTGTGSSWSSTTNISNNTGSSVYPCLISTSDQSSYVLHAVWQDNTPGNNEIYYTTRTNLVSWQTPTNESNNSNNSRYPIIRATPWGGVPFFTIMWSDNRDNSDPSNFDIWYKIGQGTTPYRLSSTSALSNYPSLTFRTITNGIRLLPIWTESFSTPYLISSSFVDYDPFGKRIIASREQPTRFELMNNYPNPFNPMTTIKYSLSELVHARLSIYNTLGQEVATLVNDVQEAGFKSVEWDASSIPSGVYFYKLTAGSFINTKKMLLVR, from the coding sequence ATGTTAAATAGATGTTTGTATTTACTTTTTGTTGAGTTTTTTTTCTTCGTGACAATAAATTCACAACCCGTTAATAGGCCTGTGGTAACACTGCCTAATAATCAAAGCGAACCATTTATTGCTATCAATCCATCAAATAATAATGTCATGTTAGCTACATGGACTGAAAATATTAATAGAAGTCCTGGTTATGCGTTTTCTACCGATGCAGGCTTTACGTGGACTCCGTCAATTATACTTGCACATGACGGAAGTCCATCGGGTTGGGATCCTTCTGCCGCATTTGATAATGCCGGGACAGCTTATTATTGCTATGCGCACACCGTTTCATTTGGTCCTGTCTATGTATCACGTACATATGATTTTGGGCAAAATTGGTTCCATAAAAAAGTCAGTGAAGACTTCTTCACTTATAATGATAAACCAGTAATGACCGTTGATAATGGTAACAGTCAATTTAATGGGAGGATTTATGTCAGCTATACAAAAATAGCAGAAGGAGGAGTAGATAGTGTTATGATTAAATTCGCTTCTTCAACTGATGGAGGTATTAATTTCGATATTAGATACACAATATCCACGTTTATTGGCACACGGGGAGGTTGTGCAGGTGTGTCAGCTTCTATGCCTGCAGTTGGTCCAAATGGGGAAGTATATGTTGTTTGGTTGGATGTAGCCAATTGTGATTTTAATGGGGGTACATACAAAATTAGAAAATCAACAAATGGTGGTTTAACATTCAGTTCAGCTACAAGTATTAGTAATGTCACAATGCGAAAAATTACTTTCGGAAGTGATAGAGCAGTGAATCCTATTTCTTCACTTGCAGTAGATCAAATGACTGGGATTCTTTATCTTGTTTATACTGATTGGGCGAGTCAAATAGACACAAGTAAACGAATAAAATTCGTACGTTCAACTAACAATGGTTTATCTTGGACATCTCCATTGAATATAGGAAATTTTGCATATGGTACATGGCAATTTCTTCCTGTAGTAACATCTGAACCGTCTGGAAGAGTATGGATCACTTTCATGCACTCACCAAACCCACTCGATACAGTATATAAATATATGGACTCGTATATTGTAGAATCCACAGACGGTGGAGTTTCTTTTAGTATGCCTACCCGTGTTTCCTCAGTATCTTCTTATCCAACAAATATTACTGAGCATAGTTCAAATCATTATATTGGAATGACAGCAAAAAATGGTTTTGCTTATCCAATATGGACAGACTATAGGAACACTAGTGATGATATTTATAGCGCGGAAGTATCCGGTGGTCCAATGAAACCTTTAACAAATACTTCTACAGCTACCGCTTATGGGAGTACACCTAAATCATTGTATAGCACCATTTCAAATCGCTGGCATTCTGTTTTTACAAGTAATGCTAATCTCTATTATGTTTATTCAACTGATGAGGGAAATTCATGGAACGATTATTCCCGCATAAGCGGCACAGTAGGAGGAGTAAAAGACTTCAGCAACCCCACTCTCTTTGAAACAGGAAACGGAACTCTTCATGTTCTTTTTGCCTCCGAAGGGAAAGGATTGTATTACACCAGCAAGACAACATCTGGGAATTGGACGACACCAAGAAAAACTCGAACTGTGCCAACAGCAAAATATCCTTCTTTCACAGTTGATGGAAACGGAACAGGACATGTTGTATTCACTAGCGAAACGGCAATGGAAGTGCCTTTCACATATTTGTATTATGGAAACTTTAATACAGCTGATAGTACAGATACATTAATTATCAGAAAAACATTGAGTTCCGGTACTGGCATTATTACCGGTATTTCACTTACACAAGTGTTATCAGGCGGGCTTCACGTCATCTGGTCGGTCAACAATGAGATTTATTACAAAACAGGCACAGGAAGCAGTTGGTCCAGCACAACAAATATCAGTAACAACACTGGTTCTTCTGTGTATCCTTGTTTAATAAGCACAAGCGACCAATCATCATATGTTCTTCATGCTGTTTGGCAAGACAATACTCCTGGAAATAACGAGATTTATTATACCACCAGAACGAATTTGGTATCATGGCAAACACCAACCAATGAAAGTAATAATTCAAACAATTCCCGTTATCCAATTATTCGCGCTACTCCTTGGGGTGGAGTTCCGTTTTTTACCATCATGTGGTCTGATAATCGAGATAACTCGGACCCATCAAACTTCGATATATGGTACAAGATAGGTCAAGGTACTACACCGTATAGACTTTCATCGACATCGGCTCTTTCAAATTATCCGAGTTTAACATTCAGAACAATAACTAATGGTATTCGTTTGCTACCAATTTGGACTGAAAGTTTTTCTACACCATATCTTATTTCAAGTTCGTTTGTTGATTATGACCCATTCGGAAAACGAATCATCGCCTCTCGTGAACAGCCAACAAGATTTGAGTTGATGAATAATTATCCCAACCCATTCAATCCAATGACGACGATTAAATATTCATTGTCAGAATTAGTTCATGCACGATTGTCAATTTACAACACACTCGGACAGGAAGTTGCAACACTTGTGAATGATGTTCAGGAGGCAGGTTTCAAATCGGTGGAGTGGGATGCATCTAGTATTCCGAGCGGGGTATATTTCTACAAACTAACGGCTGGTTCATTTATTAATACAAAAAAGATGTTGCTTGTCCGATGA
- a CDS encoding sigma-70 family RNA polymerase sigma factor, whose translation MATSSKKKPVRAKKKQPPQRQLTLTKAQLSSRAEDSELIHAAIKGNQEAYKRLMKKYYVSLTHLIYKLVHDKEEIEDLTQEAFIKAFASLKNFNEEYAFSTWLFKIATNNAIDYLRKKKLDAFSIDKPLESEDSDYTFELPDSTYEPDKDIIGKQRSQFIEEAIQSLPEKYRKVILLRHKEERDYAEIAKMLKLPIGTVKAHIFRAREILYKKLRHQMTQY comes from the coding sequence ATGGCAACATCAAGCAAGAAGAAACCCGTACGAGCGAAAAAGAAACAACCGCCTCAGAGACAACTCACGTTGACGAAAGCACAACTGAGTTCCCGTGCGGAAGATTCGGAACTCATTCATGCCGCCATCAAAGGTAATCAGGAAGCGTACAAGCGACTGATGAAAAAGTATTATGTCTCGCTTACGCATCTGATTTACAAACTTGTTCACGATAAAGAAGAAATTGAAGACCTGACGCAGGAGGCGTTTATCAAAGCGTTTGCTTCGTTAAAGAATTTCAATGAAGAGTATGCTTTCTCGACATGGCTTTTTAAAATCGCCACCAACAATGCGATTGATTATCTCCGGAAGAAAAAATTGGATGCATTCTCCATCGATAAACCGCTCGAATCGGAAGATAGCGATTACACATTTGAACTTCCCGATTCGACCTACGAGCCGGACAAGGACATCATCGGGAAACAACGCTCACAGTTTATCGAAGAGGCGATTCAATCGCTCCCAGAAAAATACCGGAAAGTTATTTTACTGCGTCATAAAGAAGAACGTGATTACGCTGAAATAGCAAAAATGCTGAAACTTCCCATAGGAACGGTAAAAGCGCATATTTTCCGTGCGCGGGAAATTCTCTATAAAAAACTTCGTCACCAGATGACACAATATTGA